Within the Anas platyrhynchos isolate ZD024472 breed Pekin duck chromosome 33, IASCAAS_PekinDuck_T2T, whole genome shotgun sequence genome, the region ggggcatctgcctcaagagtatagtttttgatgaggagtctgcttcagctgcataagcgcaggatatcaggcagtgagcaacatgaaacttccctgcagagcggtagcactttgaattccctgttaacctgtttggttttgacatgacaaattctttaaatgttgcatgttgtaaacctgggccttgactgatgtaacgtttgatttttgtttgttaggatactgtggtgcagatatcaaatccctatgtactgaagctgctctgtgctctctgcgccgatgctatcctcagatttatgcaagtagggagaaatTGCAACTAgacgttaattctattaaaataaaagcaaaggactttttcatggctccgaagaaggttgttccggcatcaaacaggatcgagGCTTCACCCGtacaagcactatcacccattttcaagccactttttaaaagatcagtagcgaatattttacaagttgtgcagaagatcttcccgcagGCACAGCTAGtgctaaaggaggaccgacagcaaggtataaccacagcatccacttctttataattctgctaaagattGTTCGTAagctcctttattctaagggagagaaaaaaatcaccaagagtagcgtaccttatacgtacacatcagtgggacttggtacagctttgtagggccttgtgccatctgcttagatctgtggtgggatgaactctaggaaatagctttcagtgtgtgctctcaaatgaagaaagggttttggcactgatttagaagctgtattaatgtaagagaaagagacaaaggctattcagggaagttaacaaacctcttttgcctttcagaccatttaaatcctattttacaagatggtATGTTCaacagtgatgacgatgcatccttggtttccgGAGATGAATTCAAAGATGGAATGCCTGACGGACCGGAGAAAAAactcctctgtttcagcaggtaaagaaagatagatccctgttatgtttaaattctcaggtctgatgagtctttgtaaacagttccagctgttaaaagtgtgaggggtggtagacgaaggggtaacatcaagttagTGTGtagaaggggtgcttggtattcacaagaagagagggtgaagggactaaagttgtaatgaagttgctctgaatgacccaattgaaaagcccaggcttctcttcctaagccaaagtgatccgtagactaccagaacacgttgacttaatccatggcattctttgaaagactcaagaccacataaatgtcctgtctgtccttttagctaaaagtaCCCCAACTTTaggggtttgtgttgccaccttttgcccttctgttttccaggattgttAAACCAGTAGTGAATTTTGTAGTAGAAAGaacactgagaaatggcttgttaaaacaccttgagaaaaatttgaatggtgtctttatttgttaagccaccaagttgtgttaatcttgtggtatttttttgTCAAGTtaaacttaacactgaaaaggaaagtgctaagctttgtggatattcaacaccaagatggggaactataactaatggaaatccaagttcaaatggtaagggagaagtccaTCAGATCCTTTAGCACCctattcttgctgaggaggattgcactatttattagctttagccttcaatttcactctattttttctgttacagctctcaaaaatcATCACACAGTTTATTCCATAACgatgttgctcctctaattgtgcAAGCCTAGCCCacatgtttctgtaggtgctgtttttttgattctaaagtgtgtttttttctaatggtacctaactgaaagcAGGCAGTCACTGACACTCTTTTATTGTa harbors:
- the LOC140000347 gene encoding ATPase family AAA domain-containing protein 2-like; the protein is MLLDELAEKCIGYCGADIKSLCTEAALCSLRRCYPQIYASREKLQLDVNSIKIKAKDFFMAPKKVVPASNRIEASPVQALSPIFKPLFKRSVANILQVVQKIFPQAQLVLKEDRQQDHLNPILQDGMFNSDDDASLVSGDEFKDGMPDGPEKKLLCFSR